In the Malania oleifera isolate guangnan ecotype guangnan chromosome 1, ASM2987363v1, whole genome shotgun sequence genome, one interval contains:
- the LOC131145896 gene encoding uncharacterized protein LOC131145896, with amino-acid sequence MAEPPDTLIEEREELMVSPSGGDPTLRIAHFLKPSVDGSVPELLPQFLSASGISLSEPRKYHPKVDFNGWRLQPRKWEIWVDRMCSLHQSTWKRAAIYEAILGSNCDILRCDDLVFGVAEKWCPLTNTFVFPWGEATITLEDVIVLGGYSVLGDPVSRTTEFEEIERKLIEARRELLRSRSKKATQSGWLKLFTEREREFEHEAFISLWLSRFVFPGFPKDSVPEYVFPIAIHLARGTRLALAPFVLATLYRDLSLLKGSISDAAKSDSDNFSLSVALWAPLQLVQVWAWERFPILRPMPNAIERGKPRLARWDKVTRSEVGDVRLALDCARESFLWRPYATKVMNWSLPEFYREKEEWVLIDDNLDEELQSLCRCLRVSELVGLNSIEQYLPHRVAMQFGLDQDLPIHVTRFNDSPEITWTSYSKLVGGAKLYVPPRLFESDVTTRYLEWWKGSFATQNVANNGFMRLNISLNCRNRSPMKSKTVKLEYPIVKEETDDHTGVSPGFSPESKMAKVKYFIDEQKDDRLDVLGVSPKSKVAKVKCSIDEQKDDLLNVPARFSRKSKRMEAEESIGKNESTLVEKLDDEEGHIKEDRLTVAELLKYNYRHKRVGNGQGGNKHSASACSPSSWLSSSSRLARSVARRTKPLMKSVEEIIRSEVAIGGADSAVEDACEADNLVHNILSNNGKEEENGSCIVLEKPGLELEARISKLEKIVSSLKARACDRFERNLL; translated from the coding sequence ATGGCGGAACCGCCGGACACTCTcatcgaagagagagaagagcTCATGGTTTCACCCAGCGGTGGAGACCCAACTCTCAGAATTGCCCACTTTCTCAAACCCTCCGTTGATGGATCAGTTCCAGAGCTCCTTCCACAATTTCTCTCCGCGTCAGGAATTTCCCTTTCCGAGCCCCGAAAATATCATCCGAAGGTGGATTTCAATGGGTGGCGCCTCCAGCCGAGGAAATGGGAAATATGGGTAGACCGCATGTGTTCTCTGCACCAATCGACCTGGAAAAGAGCCGCCATTTACGAAGCAATTTTGGGTTCTAATTGCGATATCCTGAGATGCGACGATTTGGTTTTTGGGGTTGCAGAGAAGTGGTGCCCTCTGACCAATACCTTTGTCTTTCCTTGGGGAGAAGCCACCATTACCCTCGAAGACGTCATCGTTTTGGGGGGATACTCTGTTTTGGGCGACCCTGTTTCGAGAACCACGGAATTCGAGGAAATAGAGAGAAAGTTGATCGAAGCAAGGAGAGAATTGTTAAGATCTAGATCTAAGAAGGCCACTCAGAGTGGATGGTTAAAGCTCTTCaccgagagggagagagaattcGAGCACGAGGCGTTCATTTCTCTGTGGCTGTCAAGGTTTGTTTTTCCCGGATTCCCAAAGGATTCAGTTCCCGAATATGTCTTCCCAATTGCAATTCATCTCGCGAGAGGCACCCGTCTTGCACTTGCACCTTTTGTTCTTGCAACCCTTTACAGAGATTTGAGTTTGTTGAAAGGAAGCATCAGTGATGCTGCAAAGAGTGATAGTGATAATTTTAGTTTATCAGTTGCACTTTGGGCGCCATTGCAGCTGGTTCAAGTTTGGGCCTGGGAGAGGTTTCCAATATTGCGTCCAATGCCGAATGCGATCGAACGCGGGAAACCCAGATTGGCAAGGTGGGATAAAGTTACGCGGTCTGAAGTTGGGGATGTGAGGTTGGCTCTGGATTGTGCCAGAGAGAGTTTTCTGTGGAGGCCCTATGCAACCAAGGTGATGAATTGGTCATTGCCTGAGTTTTACAGAGAAAAGGAAGAGTGGGTGTTGATTGATGACAACTTGGATGAAGAATTGCAGTCTTTGTGTAGATGCTTGAGGGTGTCCGAGCTGGTTGGACTAAACTCCATAGAGCAGTACCTCCCTCATAGAGTGGCTATGCAGTTTGGGTTGGATCAGGATCTTCCAATTCATGTTACTCGATTCAATGACAGCCCTGAAATCACTTGGACTAGTTACAGCAAGCTGGTTGGAGGTGCAAAGTTATATGTTCCCCCACGACTCTTCGAATCAGATGTTACTACTCGATACTTAGAATGGTGGAAGGGATCGTTTGCAACTCAGAATGTTGCAAACAATGGCTTCATGAGGCTGAACATAAGTTTGAATTGTCGGAATAGGTCTCCTATGAAATCAAAGACGGTGAAATTAGAGTATCCCATTGTTAAGGAAGAAACAGATGACCATACAGGTGTTTCTCCTGGCTTTTCCCCGGAATCTAAGATGGCAAAAGTAAAGTACTTCATTGATGAACAAAAAGATGACCGTTTAGATGTTCTTGGTGTATCCCCAAAATCTAAGGTGGCAAAAGTAAAGTGTTCCATTGATGAGCAAAAAGATGACCTTCTAAATGTTCCTGCTCGTTTCTCTCGAAAATCTAAGAGGATGGAAGCAGAGGAATCTATTGGGAAAAATGAATCGACACTTGTAGAAAAGTTGGACGACGAAGAGGGTCATATTAAGGAAGATCGACTCACAGTTGCAGAACTTCTGAAATATAATTACAGGCATAAGCGCGTTGGAAATGGACAGGGTGGCAATAAACATTCAGCAAGTGCTTGCTCTCCGAGCAGTTGGTTATCTTCTTCTAGTAGACTTGCTAGAAGCGTTGCTAGGAGGACAAAGCCACTGATGAAATCAGTAGAAGAAATTATTAGGAGTGAAGTTGCAATAGGGGGAGCAGATAGTGCCGTGGAAGATGCATGTGAAGCAGACAATTTGGTCCATAATATTTTGAGTAATAAtggcaaagaagaagaaaatggcAGCTGCATTGTGCTTGAGAAACCAGGATTGGAACTTGAAGCTCGGATTAGCAAGCTTGAGAAAATAGTTTCCAGCCTGAAAGCAAGAGCTTGCGATAGGTTTGAGAGAAATCTTCTCTGA